One Phaseolus vulgaris cultivar G19833 chromosome 2, P. vulgaris v2.0, whole genome shotgun sequence DNA window includes the following coding sequences:
- the LOC137812693 gene encoding potassium transporter 3-like, with protein sequence MSSDTIRERGASTGVERKFQYRQLLFLAYQSLGFLFGDLSLSPLYVYQSIFSERLKHVQNEDAIFGAFSLIFWTLSSISLLKYALIMLSADDNGEGGVVALYSQLCRSAKFCLLPNHQASDEELSTYYKPGSSNGSIPSSPLKRFIERHKNTKMALLIFVLLGACMAICVGALMPAISVLSSVEGLKIEAKITNKSMVSCISCVLLIGLFVMQHRGSYKVAFVFPPVIILWLLTIFMIGIFNIIKWNPRVYQALSPYYVYKFFRLTGKDGWTNLGGVFLCVTGTEAMFADLGYYRQTPIRVAFHCIIYPCLVLQYMGQAAFLSKNLSAVPISFYASIPDVLFWPVFVLSALAVIVASQAVIASTFSVVQQCHAFECFPRVKAIHSRRWIPGQTYIPEINWILMIISLAVTVGLGDKNRIGYAYGIAYLILVFVTTCLTSLVINLVWHRSPIIALAFGLFFGSIEIIFLSSYCTKILRGGWIPLVLSAVFMVVMYVWHYGSRKKYLFDMHNKVSMRSILGLGPSLGIVRVPGMGLIYTELATGVPASFTHFLTNLPAFYQVVVFVCVKTVPVPCVPHEERYLIGRIGPKSYRLYRCIVRNGYKDVYSHENDFENDLVMSIAEFIQLEAEGSSGNAEGSVDGRMAVVRTSGKFGTRLLMSESSGFEEGNNINLPGALTVTSSKSPTLKRLQAMYEQELPELNTGRRIRFELQNVIYKDARVKEELMELVEAKRTGAAYVIGHSHVKAKWNSSFIKKFAINLYSFLRKNCRSPAVGLNIPQISLIKVGMNYHV encoded by the exons ATGAGTTCAGATACGATTAGAGAACGAGGTGCATCAACCGGG GTAGAACGGAAATTTCAATATAGAcaacttttgtttttggcaTACCAAAGTTTAGGATTTTTGTTTGGTGACTTGAGCTTATCCCCTCTTTATGTCTATCAAAGTATATTTTCCGAAAGACTGAAACATGTCCAGAATGAGGATGCAATATTTGGCGctttttctttgatcttttggacTCTTTCAAGTATTTCTTTGTTGAAGTATGCACTTATTATGTTAAGTGCAGATGATAATGGTGAAG GTGGAGTTGTTGCTTTGTATTCACAGCTTTGCAGAAGTGCAAAATTTTGTTTGCTTCCTAATCATCAAGCTTCCGATGAGGAGCTTTCTACATATTACAAACCTGGCTCCTCAAATGGAAGTATACCATCCTCACCTTTGAAAAGATTCATTGAGAGACACAAGAATACAAAGATGGCTttgcttatttttgttttactaGGTGCTTGCATGGCAATTTGCGTTGGTGCACTCATGCCTGCCATTTCTG TTCTTTCCTCCGTTGAAGGCCTGAAAATCGAAGCAAAGATTACAAATAAAA GTATGGTGTCTTGTATTTCTTGTGTTCTACTGATTGGACTCTTTGTCATGCAACATCGTGGCTCCTACAAGGTTGCATTCGTGTTTCCTCCTGTAATCATCCTATGGCTACTGACTATTTTCATGATTggcattttcaatatcatcaaGTGGAACCCAAGAGTATATCAGGCTCTTTCTCCATATTATGTATACAAGTTCTTTAGGCTTACAGGAAAAGATGGTTGGACTAACCTTGGAGGAGTATTTCTATGCGTTACAG GAACTGAAGCTATGTTTGCAGACCTTGGTTACTACAGACAAACACCTATAAGG GTTGCATTTCATTGTATCATTTACCCATGTCTAGTTCTTCAATACATGGGGCAGGCGGCGTTTCTTTCCAAGAATTTATCTGCAGTGCCTATAAGCTTTTATGCTTCTATTCCAG ATGTTCTCTTCTGGCCAGTATTTGTGTTGTCTGCTTTGGCTGTAATAGTTGCAAGTCAGGCTGTCATTGCTTCAACATTCTCTGTAGTCCAACAATGCCATGCATTTGAATGTTTCCCTCGGGTTAAGGCAATACATTCCAGAAGGTGGATCCCTGGTCAGACATATATACCGGAGATAAACTGGATTCTTATGATAATCAGCTTGGCTGTGACAGTTGGTTTAGGAGACAAGAACCGTATAGGATATGCTTATG GGATTGCATATCTAATTTTGGTGTTTGTGACCACATGTTTGACATCACTAGTAATCAACCTTGTATGGCATCGAAGTCCTATAATTGCTCTGGCATTTGGTTTGTTCTTTGGTTCAATAGAGATTATTTTCCTGTCATCCTATTGCACGAAAATCCTCAGAGGTGGCTGGATTCCACTTGTGCTTTCGGCAGTCTTCATGGTTGTTATGTACGTTTGGCATTATGGTTCTAGGAAAAAGTATTTATTTGACATGCATAACAAAGTTTCAATGAGGTCCATCCTTGGATTAGGTCCTAGTCTTGGGATTGTTAGAGTTCCTGGAATGGGCCTTATCTACACTGAATTGGCTACTGGAGTCCCTGCCAGTTTTACTCATTTCTTGACAAATCTTCCAGCATTCTACCAAGTGGTTGTTTTTGTTTGTGTTAAGACTGTGCCAGTGCCTTGTGTGCCGCATGAAGAACGTTACCTCATTGGCCGAATTGGTCCCAAATCTTACCGATTGTATCGTTGTATTGTTCGAAATGGCTATAAGGATGTGTATAGTcacgaaaatgattttgaaaatgaCCTGGTGATGAGCATAGCAGAATTCATTCAATTGGAAGCAGAAGGTTCCTCTGGAAATGCAGAGGGTTCAGTGGATGGACGGATGGCAGTGGTTAGGACATCAGGGAAGTTTGGGACACGATTGCTAATGTCCGAATCTTCTGGTTTTGAGGAAGGCAACAACATTAATCTTCCTGGAGCTTTGACTGTCACTAGCAGTAAATCCCCGACATTGAAGAGACTGCAGGCCATGTATGAGCAGGAGTTGCCTGAACTCAACACTGGACGACGAATTCGATTTGAGTTGcaaaatgtaatatataaagACGCACGTGTCAAGGAAGAACTCATGGAACTTGTAGAAGCCAAGCGCACTGGAGCAGCGTATGTAATAGGTCATTCTCATGTAAAGGCGAAGTGGAACTCATCATTTATAAAGAAGTTTGCTATCAACCTCTACTCTTTTCTCCGGAAAAATTGTCGGTCCCCTGCAGTAGGTCTAAACATTCCTCAGATTTCTCTTATTAAGGTAGGAATGAATTACCATGTGTAG
- the LOC137812694 gene encoding dirigent protein-like, whose product MELTRFILALVFFLMMAVGSWGSPNHWREKRVREPCKKLVFYFHDIIYNGHNSKNATSAIVGTPAWGNRTILAGQNHFGDVVVFDDPITLDNNLHSPPVGRAQGFYIYDKKEIFTAWLGFSFVFNSTQHKGSINFAGADPLMNKTRDISVIGGTGDFFMTRGVATLSTDAFEGEVYFRLRADINLFECW is encoded by the coding sequence ATGGAACTCACGAGGTTCATTTTGGCTCTCGTCTTCTTCCTAATGATGGCGGTGGGATCTTGGGGTTCTCCGAACCATTGGAGAGAAAAAAGGGTTCGTGAGCCCTGCAAGAAGCTGGTGTTCTATTTCCACGACATAATTTACAATGGCCATAACTCCAAGAATGCAACTTCAGCCATTGTGGGAACACCAGCATGGGGGAATAGGACCATACTAGCAGGGCAGAACCATTTCGGTGACGTGGTTGTGTTCGACGACCCTATCACCTTGGACAACAATCTGCACTCACCACCCGTGGGACGTGCCCAAGGGTTTTACATTTACGATAAGAAGGAGATTTTCACGGCTTGGCTTGGGTTCTCCTTTGTGTTCAACTCGACGCAGCATAAGGGTAGCATCAACTTCGCAGGTGCAGACCCTTTGATGAATAAAACCAGGGACATTTCTGTGATTGGAGGGACTGGTGATTTCTTCATGACCAGGGGGGTGGCCACTCTCTCTACCGACGCATTTGAAGGGGAAGTTTACTTCAGGCTTCGTGCGGATATCAACTTGTTCGAATGTTGGTGA